Proteins co-encoded in one Medicago truncatula cultivar Jemalong A17 chromosome 8, MtrunA17r5.0-ANR, whole genome shotgun sequence genomic window:
- the LOC11425536 gene encoding putative receptor-like protein kinase At1g72540, which translates to MPSKKIQWKSFVLGCFKDKNPSLETPKFVSKKTGSCRISLSDLSDYSSPSVMSDLSNSLVGSNLHIFTCKELKEITNNFDKSNFLGEGGFGKVYKGFIDDKLRPTLVPQAVAVKALNLDGKQGHREWLAEVIFLGQLKHRNLVNLIGYCYEDEHRLLVYEYMERGSLEEKLFKGYLATLPWLTRIKIAIGAAKGLAFLHEEEKPVIYRDVKASNILLDADYNAKLSDFGLAIDGPDKDQTHITTRVMGTHGYAAPEYINTGRLTTMSDVYSFGVVLLELLTGKKSVDKKRTPREQDLVEWARPSLKDSHRLERIIDSRLEDQYSIEGARKLAMLTYQCLSHHDKSRPTMRTVVKTLEHVMKLNDIPIGHFVYVAPIEVTNIEVSLNVDKKGNENERDENEINKRVVKSKDEEKGEKNEKGHQSQRKSRSDRRRVKPLMKSRSVHSDTALYKTLGTSLYSPKQSEDKQQEVNICQY; encoded by the exons atgccttCAAAGAAAATTCAATGGAAATCATTTGTACTTGGTTGTTTCAAGGACAAAAACCCTTCATTGGAAACAccaaaatttgtttcaaaaaagaCAGGTTCATGTAGAATTTCTCTATCTGATTTAAGTGATTATTCATCACCTTCTGTCATGAGTGATTTATCCAATTCATTAGTGGGAtcaaatcttcatattttcactTGCAAGGAACTCAAAGAGATCACAAACAACTTTGACAAATCAAATTTTCTTGGAGAAGGTGGATTTGGAAAGGTGTATAAAGGTTTTATTGATGATAAACTTAGGCCTACACTTGTTCCTCAAGCTGTGGCTGTTAAGGCCTTAAACTTGGATGGAAAACAAGGTCATAGAGAGTGGTTG GCTGAAGTTATCTTTTTGGGGCAATTGAAGCATCGCAATCTTGTTAACTTAATAGGCTACTGCTATGAAGATGAACATAGACTTCTTGTGTATGAATACATGGAAAGAGGAAGTCTTGAAGAAAAGCTTTTCAAAG GTTATTTAGCAACTTTACCTTGGTTAACAAGAATCAAAATAGCAATTGGTGCTGCTAAAGGACTAGCTTTTCTTCATGAAGAGGAGAAACCAGTTATATATAGAGATGTTAAAGCCTCAAACATTCTATTGGATGCT gATTACAATGCTAAGTTGTCAGATTTTGGTTTAGCAATAGATGGACCAGATAAAGATCAAACACATATTACAACTCGTGTGATGGGTACACATGGATATGCTGCTCCTGAATATATCAATACAG GTCGTTTGACAACAATGAGTGATGTATATAGCTTTGGAGTTGTTCTCTTAGAGCTACTAACAGGAAAGAAATCAGTGGACAAAAAAAGAACTCCAAGAGAGCAAGATTTAGTAGAATGGGCAAGGCCATCATTGAAGGATTCACACAGACTTGAAAGAATAATTGATTCAAGACTAGAAGATCAATACTCAATTGAAGGTGCTAGAAAATTAGCAATGTTGACTTATCAATGTTTAAGTCATCATGATAAAAGTAGACCAACAATGAGAACAGTTGTTAAGACCTTAGAGCATGTCATGAAATTAAATGACATTCCAATTGGTCATTTTGTTTATGTAGCTCCTATTGAGGTAACAAATATTGAAGTGTCACTAAATGTGGataaaaaaggaaatgaaaatgaaCGTGATGAGAATGAGATCAACAAAAGGGTTGTGAAAagtaaagatgaagaaaagggagagaaaaatgaaaagggTCATCAAAGTCAACGTAAAAGTCGTAGCGATCGACGACGTGTTAAACCATTGATGAAGTCTCGTTCTGTTCACTCTGATACTGCTTTGTACAAGACTCTTGGAACTAGTTTATACTCACCCAAACAAAGCGAGGATAAGCAACAAGAAGTGAACATTTGCCAATATTAG
- the LOC11422019 gene encoding trimethyltridecatetraene synthase → MEPVQLLELPSWVTLFATFVILLLFSRRLRRHKYNLPPGPKPWPIIGNLNLIGSLPHQSLHGLTQKYGPIMHLYFGSKPVIVGATVELAKSFLKTHDATLAGRPKLSAGKYTTYNYSDITWSQYGPYWRQARRMCLLELFSAKRLESYEYIRKQEMHDFLHKLFNSKNKTILVKDHLSTLSLNVISRMVLGKKYLEKTDNAVISPDEFKKMLDELFLLNGILNIGDFIPWIHFLDLQGYVKRMKTLSKKFDRFMEHVLEEHIERRKNVKDYVAKDMVDVLLQLAEDPNLEVKLERHGVKAFTQDLIAGGTESSAVTVEWAISELVRKPEIFKKATEELDRVIGKDRWVEEKDIANLPYVYAIAKETMRLHPVAPFLVPREAREDCKVDGYDIPKGTIVLVNTWTIARDSEVWENPYEFMPERFLGKDIDVKGHDFELLPFGAGRRMCPGYPLGIKVIQTSLANLLHGFNWTLPNNVKKEDLNMEEIFGLSTPKKIPLEIVVEPRLADHLYSL, encoded by the exons ATGGAGCCAGTGCAATTATTGGAACTTCCTAGTTGGGTCACATTGTTTGCAACATTTGTCATCCTCCTCCTCTTCAGCCGCCGCCTCCGCCGCCACAAATACAATCTACCACCAGGCCCAAAACCATGGCCTATAATTGGAAATCTCAACCTTATCGGATCCCTCCCACATCAATCCCTCCATGGCCTCACTCAAAAATATGGACCCATCATGCATCTATATTTCGGCTCGAAACCCGTCATTGTGGGCGCCACCGTAGAACTAGCCAAATCATTCCTCAAAACCCATGATGCTACTCTTGCCGGCCGGCCCAAATTGTCGGCTGGAAAATACACAACATATAACTATTCAGACATAACTTGGTCTCAATATGGTCCATATTGGCGTCAAGCTCGTAGAATGTGTCTATTGGAGTTGTTTAGTGCAAAACGCCTCGAGTCTTACGAGTACATAAGAAAACAAGAGATGCATGATTTTTTGCAtaaacttttcaattcaaaaaacaaaacaattttggTGAAAGACCATCTTTCAACTTTGAGTCTAAATGTTATAAGTCGAATGGTGCTAGGGAAAAAGTACTTGGAAAAGACTGATAATGCAGTTATTTCCCctgatgagtttaagaagatgTTGGATGAGTTGTTTTTACTTAATGGAATTCTCAATATTGGGGATTTTATTCCTTGGATTCATTTCTTAGACTTGCAAGGTTATGTGAAGAGGATGAAGACTTTGAGTAAAAAGTTTGATAGGTTTATGGAACATGTATTGGAAGAACACattgaaagaaggaaaaatgtGAAGGATTATGTTGCTAAAGATATGGTGGATGTACTTTTGCAGCTTGCTGAGGATCCTAATCTTGAAGTCAAACTGGAGAGGCATGGAGTCAAAGCTTTTACTCAG GACTTAATTGCCGGAGGGACGGAGAGCTCCGCAGTAACAGTAGAATGGGCAATCTCCGAGCTGGTTAGAAAACCAGAGATCTTCAAGAAAGCAACCGAGGAGCTAGATAGAGTGATAGGAAAAGATAGATGGGTTGAAGAGAAAGACATTGCGAATTTACCTTATGTTTACGCAATTGCTAAAGAAACAATGAGGCTACATCCCGTGGCACCATTTTTAGTGCCACGAGAAGCTAGAGAGGATTGCAAAGTTGATGGTTACGATATTCCCAAAGGGACTATAGTTCTTGTCAATACTTGGACAATTGCAAGAGATTCTGAGGTTTGGGAGAATCCATATGAATTTATGCCTGAGAGGTTTCTTGGTAAAGATATAGATGTAAAAGGACATGATTTTGAGTTGTTACCATTTGGTGCTGGTAGAAGGATGTGTCCTGGTTACCCTCTTGGTATTAAGGTGATTCAAACAAGTTTGGCTAATTTGTTGCATGGATTTAATTGGACATTACCTAATAATGTGAAAAAGGAGGATTTGAATATGGAGGAGATTTTTGGGCTTTCTACACCTAAGAAAATACCATTAGAAATTGTTGTGGAGCCTAGACTTGCTGATCATCTTTACTCCCTTTGA